GGATTTATCCAGCAGGCCCATTTTCAGTTGCCGGGCATAGCGTTCCGCCCGAAGGGCATCCCAGCCGGCAGCGTACGTTTTCATGTATTTCTGGATGTCGCTTTCGCGGGCGTGCAATGGCCAGTGTGGGGCGGTGTAGGCCACATACAGGAAGAAAGGGGCTTTGGCTTTGCCTGCTACGTGCTGTGAAATGTATTGGCTGGCCGTATCGGTGATGGCGTCGGTGAGGTAGTAGTTGGTTCCCTGGGCGGTGATGCGCTCATTGTTATTGGTCAGGCTACCGGGCGTGAAGAAACTGCCCGAGCCGGCTATGATGCCATAGTATTTGTCAAACCCGCGCTGCACCGGCCAGTTGTGTTTGGGGCCCTTGGGCGCGGTGGTAGCCGACACGTGCCATTTGCCCACAGCGTAACTGGCATACCCGGCCGGCTTGAGCGCCTCGGCTATGGTCACGTTGTTTTTGTTCAGGTCACCGCGGTAGCCCGGCAGCATCATGTCATACCCGGTCATCCAGCCCATGCCGGTTTTATGCGGGTAAAGACCGGTCAACAGCGAGGCCCGGGTAGGGCAGCAACGGCCGGTGTTGTAGAACTGCGTGAGCTTGATCCCGTTGCCGGCCAGCTTGTCTAGGTTGGGCGTGGCAATCTCTGCCCCATAGCAGCCCAGGTCTGAATAGCCCATGTCATCGGCCATGATGACCAGGATATTCGGCTTGGCGTTTTTCCCCTGCCCATAACTGGCCAAGGAAGCAAATAGGGAGAGAACTATAAATGCCACTACCCCTATAAACCGTATGTTGTTCTGCATTACTTTTTCTTTTGACTTTTCTTTTAATTCACCTGCCCAACTTCCTTTTTGATGTCTCTTTGGCAGGTTTGGTGTGCCTAGACTAGGTTTCTTAATTCCGGCTTTTTTTATTTCCCGCTTTCTTCTTTGCTCCGCCGTTTGCTGCCGGGGCGCCGGGGTTTTGCCTGGCTTCCCGGCGTTCCTCCATCCCTTCGTTTTTGTAGGGAACCGATTTTTGGAATTGGACCGGCACGTTTTTCCTAAGGCTTGCCAGAACGGGTTTCATCTCTGGTTTCCCGGCCAGGTTCTGGTGCTCATAAGGGTCTTTGTCATGGTCATATAGCTCCTCGGCTCCATCGGGATATTGGATATACCGGTAGCGCTCACTCCGCACCGAAGAATACTTTTCGCCGTAGGTGGTGAGGCCCGGGCGCTCCCACTTGGCCTTGGGGTTCTTAAACACCGCCACCAGGCTCTGTCCGTCTAGTTTCTGCTTGGGAACCGACAGCCCGCAGTACTCTACCAGCGTAGGGTAAATGTCTACAAGGTTCACTGTTTGCGGGCAGGTATAGGCTTTGCCGTTGGGCAACCTGATCAGGAACGGGATGGCGTCTGCCTGCTCCCAGAGCGTCTGCTTGGCCCAGTGGTTCTTGGTGCCGTTGTGGAAGCCGTTGTCTGAGACAAACACCACAATGGTATTCTTGCCATAGGGGCTCTTGTCCAGGGCATCTATCACGCGGCCAAGGTTCCAGTCTGCAAAGGAGGTGTTGGCGCAGTAGGCTCTGAGATAGTCCTGAAACCCTTCTTCCTGAGACTTGCCGCTTTTGGTAACCATGTCCATACCCGCAGAAAGCCTCTTGCCCGAGGCCGGCACATCTTCCAGGTCTTTGGCATCGTACCCTGGCGGCAATGGGAATTTCACGCCCTCATACAAGTCATAGAACCGCTTGGGTGCCGTGTAGGGAGAGTGCGGCCGGTACAGCCCGTAGTACATAAAGAAGGGCTTGTCATGTTTCTGGGCCAGAAATACAGTGGCAGCATCAGCATTCACCACATCTGTAAAGTCTTTGTCTGGCCCCTCCCAGGGCTTGATGTCGTTCCAATGGCCCCGGCCGGTGAAGAAGGGGCCGTAATTGCCATGGAACACCTTGTTATCCCACATATTTTTCTCGCGGTCGCCCGGCAAAGCCACATGAAACGTTTTGCCACCGGCCCAAGTGGTATAGCCATTCCGCTTGAAAAGCTCGGGCATGGCCTCTACCTGCGGGAGCAGTTCAGATACTCCCCACACGTCTGGCCCGTTGCGGTACACCCCGGAATGGTGCGGGTACTTTCCGCTGAAAAACGCCGCCCGCGAGGGTACGCACACCGGCGCGGCACAGGAAGCATTCTTGAAATACAGAGACTGCGAAACCAGCTTTTTAATGTTGGGCACCTTGAGCGGCGGGTAATCGTTCTGCAGGCTCCACTTGTTCATGTCATCCACCACAATGAAGAGCACATTGGGTTTTGGGGAAGACGATTGCGCTTGGGTCGCGTGGAAACCAAGGCTAAGGAGGGCCACCAATACCCTTGCAAATCCCCAGCCTCGTTTAATATTCTGAATCATATTTTAATCAATAGTCTTTAAAAAGTCACCAACCAACCCAGCCTAATCCCCTCAGGCGCCAGCATTTGAAAGATACTTTTAACTTCAGTAGTGAATTGTAATTATTGTGGCTATTACTACAACATTTGTAGCCATGGCTGCCAAGCCTGTTTTAGCGCTGCCATTTAAGCAAAACCTCTTGTTGCAGGGAGTGTAGTTCTAGCTCGATTACTCCAATCGGAAGGCCTGGGTAAACCTGATCTGCTGGGAGGAGCTACCAATGCCCAGTTCAAAATCACCGGGCTCTGCTTTCCAGTCATGCGTTTTAATGTCCCAGAAAGACAGGTCCTGGCGCTTTACCCAGAAGGCCACCGTTTGGCTTTGGCCCGGTTTCAGATACACTTTCTGGAAACTTTTCAGCTCTTTTACCGGGCGTGCCACCGTGGCTTCTTTGTCAGAGACGTAGAGCTGCACCACTTCGGCTGCAGCCTGTTTGCCGGTGTTTTTGAGGGTAAACTTCACCTGTACAGAATCCTGGCCACTGATAGCGGTGCGGGATAGTTTGGGGTTGGTATAGGTAAACGACGTATAGCCCAGGCCATGCCCGAAGGGGAAAAGCACCTCTTTCTTGTTCTTCTCAAACCACCTATAGCCCATGAACACGCCCTCATTGTAGGGCAGGTGCACTAACTGGTGCGGCTTTACGTGTTTAGACAGCTCATTTCTGCTGCTGGGCTGGTTGCCTTTCCAGTATTCTTTGTAATGGTTATTATTGCCTTGCCAGAAGGGTTTGCTACCCAGGAAATTGAACTGCGGGTCTGGCGAGTCCTGGAAATCTTTCTCCAGGGTGAAGGGCAACCTTCCCGAAGGACTCACCTTTCCGCTGATGACCTCGGCTAAAGCATTGCCGCGTTCCTGGCCCAGGAAAAACGTCCAAAGCACGGCTTTCACCTGCGGCAGCCAGGGCATGGGAAAACCGTTGGCCGAACTAATGAGTACCACCACATTGGGATTAAGCGCGGCTACCCTGGCTATTTCCTCGTTTGCCCCTTGCGGCGCCTCAAATGGAACGTCATATCCTTCCCCCGCTTTTTTGTTCAGCCGGTACAAGACCACGTCTGCGTTTTTGATCTGGGCCTCGGTGGGTTTCTCCGTGACCACCAGGCCGGTACCGTAGATTTTCTTGAGGCCCGTTGCGTAATCTACGTGGTCATAGCCTTCCACAAAGCCGCTGCCGGTGCCGCTGTGCAATTCAGCCGGGCCCATGAGCAGCACTTTTTTAGAGGCTTTCACGGGGAGCAGATTCGCTTCATTCTTTAACAGGCAGATGGCTTCGCGGGCGACCTGCCGGGCCGTTTCTTTATGGCCGGCCAGGGTGGCCAGCAGCGCCGGGTCTTTGGGCGCGCGGTCATAGACGCCCGTCTCAAACAAGGTGTACAGGTTAGGGTATACCATGAACTCCAGGTCGGCTTCTATCTCTGCTTTTCTACCGGGGTAGCGGGCTACAAACTGGGTCACATAATCTTTGAACGTGTCATTGCTGGACATGAGCAAGGTCTGCCCAGAGCGGGCCACCAGGTACTGCAAATCAGGGTGGTAATTAGTGTTCTGCCAGTCGGTCATAGTGATGCCGGTAAAGCCAAACTCTCTGCGCATCACGTCATTTAATAATGGCTGGTGCATGGAGCTGGGAATACCGTTCACGGCGTTGTTGCCGGTCATGATGGCCTTTACCCTGGCCTGCTTCACGGCAGCCTCCCAGGGCGCCAGGTAGATTTCCCGCAGCGTGCGCTCGTCCAGGTCACTGCTGGCAATGTGCCGGACAAACTCCTGGTCATTGGCAATGAAATGCTTGGCCGTGGCAATGATGCCCTGGCTCTGCAAACCATTGATGTAGTTCACCGAAATAGCCGAGGTCAGCAACGGGTCTTCTCCCATGTACTCATAGTTGCGGCCACCCACTGACAGGCGCTGCATGTTCATGCCCGGCCCCAGCAGGAAATCCACCCCATGGGCCTTGCACTCCTCGCCAATGTTCTTCCCGAAGGCCATGGCCAGCGCAGGGTTCCAGGTGGCCGCCAGCGCGATCATAGGCGGGAAAGAGGTGCTCTGAGCGTTGCTGGCAATGGTTTTTAGCCTGATGCCTTGTGAGGCGTCTGCCATGATGGCTGGCCTTAGCCCCAACCGGGGGACCCCAGGGAAACAGAACATTTTATAACCGCCCGTCAAACTCAGCTTCTCCTCAAAGGTGAGCAGTTCCAGCACATTCTTGGCGCGCGCCTGCGGGCTTAGGCTGGTATTCTGGTACACCGCCCCCGCCGGAAATTTCTTAAACGCCGCCAGCGGCTGCAGCTCTTTATCGTCAATCCGTTGGCCAAAAGAAGGCAGGAAGGTAAGCGTGAAGGCAAAGGCAGTTAATACCCGTTTCATATGGTATGGTAAAAAATTAGGCAAAAAAGGAAGAACAGGTATATGATCCATTTCACGCACCTGTAAATCCATGGGAGACTTTACGTTCCTGGGCCCCAGCGCTTGGCTTTAGGACCTGGCAACCCAACTAAGTAGCTAAAGAAAGAAAAGTCATAAAATCACGGCAGCGAAAGGCAAGGGTGAAGAATAGCGCGGACTATTCAACTATGAGTTTACCGGTTCTGCCATTGCACCTTACAAAATAGATACCCTGCTTAAGATGTCTAGCCGGGACCGTTACTTTGTTCTTCTGGTCAGGGGTAAGCACATGCTCCTGCACCAAAACCCCGGTGGTGTTTACCACCGTTACTTTTACCGGGCCTCTGCTACCGGCTACATTCTGGATGGTGAAAGAAGTGCCCGCCTTTATGGGGTTAGGGTACATGGCCAGACCCGGCATATTCTCCAACTCTGGGGCTATCCCCGTCACTACCTTGCTGTTCTTTAGCCCTACCGTGACGGTACTTCCCTGGAATTCATTTGCCGGCATGGGCAGCAGAACAAAGGTAGACTGGTCCTGAGCGCTTTCCGTTGCCCCTGCCCCGGCGTACAATCCACTAATCTTCACATACATAGAGGAAACAGGCGTGGTCTCACAGTAAGGGTTTGCGGCCGATACATACACCGAGTCGTTCTTCCAGCGCACCTGAATAGCCGCTGCCTGGTAGGTCTCTACTGCACCCAGATTGTTTGGCAGGGTAACCTTGCCTGGCTTGTAAAAGATGGCCTGGGCAATAGAGGCGCTGGGATCAACCACACACTGAACATCAGAGGTGTTGGACACCACCACAAAAGGGGTTTTATTCAGTTTTTCCGCCAGTTGGTCCTGGGTAACGTTGGGGTACACCGCATAGGCATACTTCTCACTGACCGGGTATTCCCCATGCTGAAAATTGATCCAGGCCAGCGGGGTGTCTCCTACTGTTTTCACTTCAAAGTTCAGGTTCCTGTTGGTGATAAACTGGTACCCAATGTTGTTAAGGTAGGCCCAGTTTGAAGTAACAGGAGACAAGACCTGGTTATTTGCCATAGCAACCGGGAGGCCGCCATTATCCACCATAAACGAGTCTTTGAACTTGACCTGGTTAACGGTGGTGGCATAGGGCACATAATAGAGAGCCCCCGCCTTAATGTCAGAGCCCAAGGCTACAAAATAGTCTTTAAAGTAAAACCAGGCTTTGGTGGCATCTAACTTAATCTCAGAGCTGCTTTTACTGAACAGGAACCCAGAGGCACCCGTTTTCCCGTCTGAGACGCCGCCCGCAAAGGGTTTGAGGTTTGTCCCGTTCTTGCCCGCTGGCACCAGCGGCAAGGCAGTAGTGGTGGGCTTTTGGGGGGCAGTGATGCCGGGTAGGCGTCTCCAGTTCATAACATCCCAAATCTCAGAATATTCCGTGCCGGTGGAATAGATAAAGTTGACGCCAGACCCGGTGTAGTAATTATTGAGGCCCTCCCCATTGGCGCTTTCACTGGACGTGGTTCTGGTGGAGGTCATTCGGGAAGAAGTGAAATAGTTTTTGCCCTTGTGCACCATGTAATCATGGCGCCAGAACATCTTGTTGCCCTGTTGCACGTTATCGGCGTCATCGCCGGCCGGTCTTGTTAACCAGTTATAGAGGTCCTGCAGTTTTTCTTTCTGGGGGGTGTTTTCCAGAATCAACGTGCCCAGGCAGGCCACACTTTTGGTATACCCGTCGGTTAAGGTTCTGCGGCCGGTCTGGTGGTGGTCAAACATGTTGCGATAGGCCACCCAACTTAGCCCATGCAGGAACAGGTTCTCAAAAATGGTCATCTTAGCAGGTGGCACGGCATAAGCAGTCCCCGAACTGATGGAGATAAAATTCATGATGCCCCCAATGTACTCCTTGCCGTAATTGCCCAGGTACAATTGCCGCCCGTACCCAGAATGCTGGTTAAAAGCGTAGTCTGGCTGAATGCCCTCGCCCTTGTCATCCTTTTCCACCCGTATGAGCAGGTGAAACACCTCAGATGCCTCTGCCACTACGGCGGTATTTTCAGTGGCAATGGCTGTAGCCATTATATATTTACTTATATCTGAAGTATTGGCTGCGTCTGGGCTGTCTTTGTAGCCCGCCACCTTCTCCGGGGTCCATTCAAACATCAAATAAGAAACCAAGCTGTTGTATTCTGTGGGCTTCTTGGTTTTAAGGTCTTTGGCCATAAGCACGAAAGACGGGTACAATGAGGTAGGCCACCCAATGGTACGGTACCACCAATTGGTATCTGTAGGGTCATAGGTGTTCCACCAGTTCCATGCCTTGCAATAGGCATCTAACAGGGTTTCGCTTTTGTAGTTGGGCCCGGGTGTTTCATAAGCCCTGGCTATAGCCCACATTTCATTGAAGTGGGGCCGCGGTCCACCCGTAAGAGCCGTTGGGTAAGACGCAGGGTACGCCACGTTCTTGAAGGTGCCATCTGAGTTCATGTTCCCCAGGTCATAGCCTTCCAAAGGGGCATACATGCTGTTATACACGCGGGTATACATGGTGGCCAGATCTGTAGATGCCTGGGCCTTGGCCACATGGGCCAGAGCGGCTACCAATAAAAACAGAAATAACTTTTTGTAGAGGTGATGCATGGGGGTTGGGTATAAGGTTAACTCTATTTCAGGCAGCAGAATCTAGCCAAGTACAAGAATACCATTCTCGTTTTCAACCCACTGTCTCTTTTGTAGCACTTCCTGTCAATTTTGTAGCATCGCCTGTTTCAGGGCCGTTTTTCGCAAAACGGCCCTGAAACAGGAACCCTTCTCTCCTATCTTGTTCCGCCTGGCCGGCTTTGGGCTTTATTGGTAAGTGTCTTGAAAACCGGGTCTATTTACTGGCCACGGTTGGTTTGGGGAACACTTGGTTCTGATCTGCCCACTCCTGCCATTTGGCGGCCAGTTGCTTTACCTTTTCCGGGTGCTGGGCCGCCAGGTTGTTCATTTCGGTGCGGTCTTCCTTGAGGTTGTAGA
This Rufibacter radiotolerans DNA region includes the following protein-coding sequences:
- a CDS encoding beta-glucosidase, with translation MKRVLTAFAFTLTFLPSFGQRIDDKELQPLAAFKKFPAGAVYQNTSLSPQARAKNVLELLTFEEKLSLTGGYKMFCFPGVPRLGLRPAIMADASQGIRLKTIASNAQSTSFPPMIALAATWNPALAMAFGKNIGEECKAHGVDFLLGPGMNMQRLSVGGRNYEYMGEDPLLTSAISVNYINGLQSQGIIATAKHFIANDQEFVRHIASSDLDERTLREIYLAPWEAAVKQARVKAIMTGNNAVNGIPSSMHQPLLNDVMRREFGFTGITMTDWQNTNYHPDLQYLVARSGQTLLMSSNDTFKDYVTQFVARYPGRKAEIEADLEFMVYPNLYTLFETGVYDRAPKDPALLATLAGHKETARQVAREAICLLKNEANLLPVKASKKVLLMGPAELHSGTGSGFVEGYDHVDYATGLKKIYGTGLVVTEKPTEAQIKNADVVLYRLNKKAGEGYDVPFEAPQGANEEIARVAALNPNVVVLISSANGFPMPWLPQVKAVLWTFFLGQERGNALAEVISGKVSPSGRLPFTLEKDFQDSPDPQFNFLGSKPFWQGNNNHYKEYWKGNQPSSRNELSKHVKPHQLVHLPYNEGVFMGYRWFEKNKKEVLFPFGHGLGYTSFTYTNPKLSRTAISGQDSVQVKFTLKNTGKQAAAEVVQLYVSDKEATVARPVKELKSFQKVYLKPGQSQTVAFWVKRQDLSFWDIKTHDWKAEPGDFELGIGSSSQQIRFTQAFRLE
- a CDS encoding polysaccharide lyase family 8 super-sandwich domain-containing protein, with the translated sequence MHHLYKKLFLFLLVAALAHVAKAQASTDLATMYTRVYNSMYAPLEGYDLGNMNSDGTFKNVAYPASYPTALTGGPRPHFNEMWAIARAYETPGPNYKSETLLDAYCKAWNWWNTYDPTDTNWWYRTIGWPTSLYPSFVLMAKDLKTKKPTEYNSLVSYLMFEWTPEKVAGYKDSPDAANTSDISKYIMATAIATENTAVVAEASEVFHLLIRVEKDDKGEGIQPDYAFNQHSGYGRQLYLGNYGKEYIGGIMNFISISSGTAYAVPPAKMTIFENLFLHGLSWVAYRNMFDHHQTGRRTLTDGYTKSVACLGTLILENTPQKEKLQDLYNWLTRPAGDDADNVQQGNKMFWRHDYMVHKGKNYFTSSRMTSTRTTSSESANGEGLNNYYTGSGVNFIYSTGTEYSEIWDVMNWRRLPGITAPQKPTTTALPLVPAGKNGTNLKPFAGGVSDGKTGASGFLFSKSSSEIKLDATKAWFYFKDYFVALGSDIKAGALYYVPYATTVNQVKFKDSFMVDNGGLPVAMANNQVLSPVTSNWAYLNNIGYQFITNRNLNFEVKTVGDTPLAWINFQHGEYPVSEKYAYAVYPNVTQDQLAEKLNKTPFVVVSNTSDVQCVVDPSASIAQAIFYKPGKVTLPNNLGAVETYQAAAIQVRWKNDSVYVSAANPYCETTPVSSMYVKISGLYAGAGATESAQDQSTFVLLPMPANEFQGSTVTVGLKNSKVVTGIAPELENMPGLAMYPNPIKAGTSFTIQNVAGSRGPVKVTVVNTTGVLVQEHVLTPDQKNKVTVPARHLKQGIYFVRCNGRTGKLIVE
- a CDS encoding sulfatase, which produces MIQNIKRGWGFARVLVALLSLGFHATQAQSSSPKPNVLFIVVDDMNKWSLQNDYPPLKVPNIKKLVSQSLYFKNASCAAPVCVPSRAAFFSGKYPHHSGVYRNGPDVWGVSELLPQVEAMPELFKRNGYTTWAGGKTFHVALPGDREKNMWDNKVFHGNYGPFFTGRGHWNDIKPWEGPDKDFTDVVNADAATVFLAQKHDKPFFMYYGLYRPHSPYTAPKRFYDLYEGVKFPLPPGYDAKDLEDVPASGKRLSAGMDMVTKSGKSQEEGFQDYLRAYCANTSFADWNLGRVIDALDKSPYGKNTIVVFVSDNGFHNGTKNHWAKQTLWEQADAIPFLIRLPNGKAYTCPQTVNLVDIYPTLVEYCGLSVPKQKLDGQSLVAVFKNPKAKWERPGLTTYGEKYSSVRSERYRYIQYPDGAEELYDHDKDPYEHQNLAGKPEMKPVLASLRKNVPVQFQKSVPYKNEGMEERREARQNPGAPAANGGAKKKAGNKKSRN